In the genome of Notamacropus eugenii isolate mMacEug1 chromosome 5, mMacEug1.pri_v2, whole genome shotgun sequence, one region contains:
- the LOC140507312 gene encoding vomeronasal type-1 receptor 4-like → MLSYLVLGILFLLQIGVGILGNFFFLSLYISSLLIGHKLRPIEYILAHLALANSKVLLSKGIPQMIVCLGFKNFLDPILCKFILYLYAVARGVSLNMTCLLSCFQVITISPSKSRWAELRMQAQKCIVPSCFVCWCFYLLINFTLLGTMHNSRYFTNNTKIWHLGYCSILTPASFNAELFAIVFSMPDVMCMGFMICSSTYLVFFLHRHHQHVKHIHSPHLSPRTFPEKRATHAVLLLVSTYVSVYSINSILALYLFKIDKHEPWFVATFDLLAAWFPAISPFVLIFSDSQVLKYWHALWNRRSSCLLCHNILNHTRSQHSDLTL, encoded by the coding sequence ATGCTTAGTTATCTAGTGTTGGGCATTCTCTTTCTGCTTCAGATTGGAGTTGGGATTCTTGGGAATTTCTTCTTCCTTAGCCTTTACATCTCCTCTTTACTCATTGGTCACAAGCTGAGGCCCATAGAGTACATTCTTGCCCACTTAGCCTTGGCCAACTCAAAAGTGCTACTCTCTAAGGGAATCCCTCAGATGATAGTCTGTTTGGGCTTCAAAAATTTCTTGGATCCCATTTTGTGTAAATTTATTCTTTACCTTTATGCTGTGGCCCGGGGTGTTTCTCTTAATATGACCTGTCTCTTAAGTTGTTTTCAGGTCATTACCATCAGTCCCAGTAAATCCAGGTGGGCAGAACTCAGAATGCAAGCCCAAAAGTGTATTGTCCCTTCCTGCTTCGTCTGCTGGTGTTTCTACCTGTTGATAAATTTCACTTTGCTTGGGACTATGCATAACTCAAGATACTTCACTAACAATACAAAGATATGGCATCTGGGATACTGTTCAATTTTAACTCCTGCCTCTTTTAATGCTGAACTTTTTGCAATTGTCTTTTCTATGCCTGATGTCATGTGTATGGGATTTATGATCTGTTCTAGCACCTACTTAGTGTTTTTCCTGCATAGACACCATCAGCATGTCAAACATATTCATAGTCCTCATCTCTCTCCCAGAACTTTCCCTGAGAAAAGAGCCACCCATGCTGTCCTCCTTCTTGTGAGCACATATGTCTCTGTTTATTCCATTAATTCCATCTTGGCGTTGTACCTCTTTAAAATTGACAAGCATGAGCCCTGGTTTGTGGCCACCTTCGACCTCCTAGCAGCATGGTTCCCAGCCATCAGCCCTTTTGTCCTGATCTTCTCTGACTCTCAAGTCCTCAAATATTGGCATGCTCTGTGGAATCGGAGATCTTCTTGTCTCCTTTGCCACAATATCCTCAACCATACCCGTTCCCAGCATTCAGACCTAACACTATGA